In one Pseudomonas purpurea genomic region, the following are encoded:
- a CDS encoding glycosyltransferase family 4 protein — MQLAFVLYKYFPFGGLQRDFMRIALECQQRGHQIRVYTLIWEGDVPPGFEVLVAPVKAIFNHRRNEKLTAWMEADLAKRPVDRLIGFNKMPGLDVYYAADGCFEDKAQNLRHSLYRRWGRYRHFAEYERAVFAKDAKTEVLMISEVQQPLFIKHYDTPLERFHLLPPGIAQDRRAPANAAEIRAEFRREFALADDELLLVQIGSGFKTKGVDRSLKALAALPSELRKRTRLFVIGQDDPKVFQLQSATLGLGDNVQFLKGRSDIPRFLLGADLLIHPAYNENTGTVLLEALVAGLPVLVSAVCGYAHYIAEADSGLVLDEPFEQAQLTQYLTTMLSDDAARAAWSRNGLAFADTADLYSMPQHAADVILAEQH; from the coding sequence ATGCAACTGGCTTTTGTCCTTTATAAATATTTCCCGTTTGGCGGTTTGCAGCGTGATTTCATGCGTATTGCGCTGGAATGTCAGCAGCGCGGGCATCAAATCCGCGTTTACACGCTGATTTGGGAAGGCGACGTCCCGCCGGGTTTCGAAGTGCTGGTGGCGCCGGTCAAGGCGATCTTCAACCATCGGCGCAACGAGAAACTCACGGCCTGGATGGAAGCAGACCTGGCCAAGCGGCCGGTGGACCGGTTGATCGGTTTCAACAAGATGCCGGGCCTGGACGTCTACTACGCCGCCGACGGCTGCTTCGAAGACAAGGCACAGAACCTGCGCCATTCGCTTTACCGTCGCTGGGGCCGCTACCGGCACTTCGCCGAGTACGAGCGCGCGGTGTTCGCCAAAGACGCGAAAACCGAAGTGCTGATGATCTCCGAAGTGCAACAGCCGCTGTTCATCAAGCATTACGACACGCCGCTCGAGCGCTTCCATTTGCTGCCACCGGGCATTGCCCAGGATCGTCGTGCGCCGGCCAATGCGGCCGAGATTCGCGCCGAATTCCGCCGCGAGTTCGCCCTGGCCGACGATGAGTTGTTGCTGGTGCAGATCGGTTCCGGGTTCAAGACCAAGGGTGTCGACCGCAGCCTCAAGGCGTTGGCGGCGTTGCCGTCGGAACTGCGTAAACGGACCCGGTTGTTTGTGATTGGCCAGGACGACCCCAAAGTATTCCAGTTGCAGAGCGCCACGTTGGGGCTCGGCGACAACGTGCAGTTCCTCAAGGGGCGCAGCGATATCCCGCGTTTCCTGCTGGGCGCCGACCTGTTGATTCACCCGGCCTACAACGAAAACACCGGGACGGTATTGCTTGAGGCGTTGGTGGCCGGTTTGCCGGTGCTGGTCAGTGCGGTGTGCGGTTATGCCCATTACATTGCCGAGGCCGACAGCGGTCTGGTGCTGGACGAGCCGTTCGAACAGGCGCAACTCACGCAGTACCTGACGACCATGTTGAGCGACGACGCAGCGCGTGCGGCCTGGAGCCGCAATGGCCTGGCCTTCGCCGACACGGCCGATCTCTACAGCATGCCGCAACATGCGGCGGATGTGATTCTGGCGGAGCAGCACTGA